AATATCATAAGGAACTAAATCATCATATTTCTTATAATATGTTTCTGCTACAAACTTGAATGGACGCCCCCAAGCTTTAAAATTCACATCGCTACCCAATACCAAATGGATGGAACGCTGTGCCTGCAAATCTAAATTTAACACGCCTAGTTTGTCACGATACTCTCTATAAAATGGAGGTTGATAATACATCCCTCCTGAAGCACGAAGTAATACATCTTTTTTGCGTTTTGCACCAACCGCCAATTTTTTATTGTATTTCCTGTTGGGCTCCCACGATAAGTTTGCCCGTGGACTTATAATAGCTTGATTGGTTACATCATTATATCCGATGCGAAGTCCATAAGTGAGCATCAACTTACTTGAATCTTTAAATTTAGTGGTGTTTTGTATATAGGCCGTGGCACGGTTGGTGGTTAAGGTATTGTTAGCTTGTAAAAAATCTCTCAGTTCTAGTTTGGGGCCAGGTTTAAAAGGAACTATAAAGTCAGAAGAATCATAAAAATTCCATTCATATAAAGCATCTTTTATATATTCTCTTTGCACATTCGCACCCCATAATATATTCACTTTACGGGTGAGATAACTTCCCTTATGTTGAAATGAAAAAACTTGTATATTCAAGTCATTTCTACCATGCGTAAAATATACCCCTAAGCCACGCAGCGATTTTGGTTTCCCGAAATTTTCTGATGCCAAATTTGTTTCTAAATCACTCAGACGGTAACCACTAATCACATCATAATATTCGTTCTCTTCACTTTGAAATCCAGATGCAATAAATTTGAGTTTACACCTATTATTATTCGAAATCCAACCTAAGGTAAGTCCGCCCATCATCGTATTATAACGCATCAATTCACTACCATCAAAACCAACATATAATTGCATGGCTTGATTCACGGTTCCAAAATTTGTAGTACGATTTTGCGGGATTGATAAATAGCGGTTTTGTGCCAGGCTACCCAAAAAAGATAAATTCCAATTGCTTGTCATATTCCACTTGAGCAATGTCTGGAAATCAGTATAGCGAGGTTTGTAATCGCCTTTGGTATCCAACGAATTTAATATATAAGCAGTATTTCGATAACGAAACCCTGTTAAATAGGTAAACTTCCTGTTTTTACTAATGCCTTCTGCTGATATATAAGTACCCATAAAATTCGCATTTACCGATGCTTTAAAAGTATCGGGTTCTTTATAAGTAACATCTAATACACTCGACATTTTATCGCCATATTTTGCATCGAAACCACCTGCAGAAAATTTTACGGATTTTACCAAATCCCCGTTCACAAAATTAAGCCCTTCCTGCTGCCCATTCCGAACCAATTGCGGACGGTATATTTCTATATCATTTACATATATCAAATTTTCATCAAAATTACCACCACGCACATTATATTGACTGCTAAGTTCATTGTTACTTGCAACTGGTCCAAGTGTTTTTAATAAATTAATAAAAGGATCACCAGGACCCACTATTGTTGCAATCAAAATGGGGTCTAATTCTACTATACCTCCCCTGTCTCTCTGGACAGAGATTTTAACAGGGTCGAACCTTTCTCCCACCGGTAATAATTTCACATCAAGTCTATATACTTTTTCTACATCCAATGGTTTTACATCTTCATTTTGCAAAAAGCTATAATCATCTCTACGAAAAACCAACATATTCATTCTTTCAGCTCCCACAGCTATGCGGTAAAAACCTGTATCATTTGTTCTCACAAAATTGCGGGTTATATAATCTACTACCAATAAATTTTTAACGGGTCTATCCAAAGAGTCCAGTACGATGCCCTGAACTACGGCAAGTTGTTGCGATTGCGAATTGAAACTTAGTAAAAGAAAACATGCAGTAAAAAATGCGGCACGGGCAATTGCAAGCAAGTACTTCAGATAGGTGCAAGACCCCAAAAGCTTTGAATTAGTTGCACTTGCTGAATTTAATGTCATTTATTGTTTATCGTTATTGAAAAATTATTATAAATTTTTCACCCAGTATCTGTAGTTATAAGCTGCAAATATACCGAGCCCGCCTTGAATATTGGTAAACACTAAGGAAGGTTCTGCAAAAGGGTTGTCTTGGTTATTCATGTGAGCTATAGCAGACGTATGGTATTTATAATAGTTTATATCAGTATGCATTATACCAAAAGTTATACTAGTTCGTTGTATACGCTCCCCTTTTCCTTCTGCAAGGAATATAGTTGAATTTTGTATTACCTTCTTATTGTCATATTCTGCATCTGTAACAAATTCATGTTCATCGTTTTCGAAATATGCATAATTATTACGGCCATTTAAATTAGAGTCTATAATATTACCTTGATTATCGTAAACATATTCCCATATTTTAGATTCACTACTAATAAATAAACGATAGTAGTCGGATGGGCTTTTTAAATCTGTAAACGAGGTTGCTAAGCGATAATAAGTACTCATTGTATCTTTGGTATGCTGATCAATTTCTGCTTTCAACTCAATTTTATCCAAACTCAAATCAAATGGTAATGTGTATGGAACAACACAACTGGCTGTAACCATTTCAGTGCCATGTGTTACCTTCAAATTATAGGTTTCGCCAGCAATGATTTTTAACAGCGTCGAATCAATAGTATATGCATCTTCTTGGATACTATACAATACTTTATATACTATATTGTTGTTGGTAATTTCAACGGTAGCATCCTTAATTGTATTATAATTTGCCTGTTGTTTATAACCAAATATAGGTGTTGATTTGCTTACATACACTTTAACCAGTGCCTCTTGTGGCGATATAAATGACTGCACTACTAACAGAATTTTAGCTGGGGGCAATTTCACATTCGTTGCATCCTTTTGGCAGGAACTAAATACTGTAGGAAAAATTAAAAATATAATTATATAGTTTTTCATTGTCGATGTAAAATTAAAATTTGAAACCATAAGTAATAGTTGGCAAAATGGGAAATAAAGTAATTTGTTTGAGTTGCACAAGACCATTAATATCTGTTTGTGTAAAATAGAAAAAAGGATTATAATGATTGTAGGCATTATATATACTCAAATCCCAATAAGAATCATAATGTTTATGTTTTTTGAAATGTTTAATTCCTATATCCATTCGGTGGTAAGCACCCATTCTGCTGCTATTTTTAGCACCGTAAGTTTCGCCAGTCATAAAATTTCCCCATCCTCCTTGATTATTGCCGCCGTTAGGTTCATGCAATATCAAATTGTACTGTGAGTTTTGTAAAGTAATCGCATTGCCCGTACCATATACCCATACAAAAGAAAATGTCCATGATGCATTGGGTTTATATATTCCCACTACCGACATGTCGTGCCTTCTATCATAACGGGCATAAAACTTTTGACCGAAATTTAAATCTGCAAATTGTAACTGTGTCCACGATAAAGTATAGCCTATCCAACCTGTAAATTGTCCTACTTTACGTTGTAATAAAAACTCTGTACCATAGCTCCATCCTCTTCCTTGGGTTACTACTTTTTTCCATTTGTCCTTTCCTGCCTGGCTGGGATCGTCAAATATATCTCCTATTCCCAAAAGTGATGCACCTTCTTTATAGCCTATAATATTTTTCATAGTTTTATAATAACCTTCTACAGTAAGTGCCAAATTATATTTAGGAATATCACGTGCGTAGCCCAGTGCCACTTGCTGCGATTGTTGGGGCTTGAGGAAACTGGTGGTTGGTATCCACAAATCGGTAGGCAATCCAATTCCGGTATTGGACAATAAATG
This portion of the Bacteroidota bacterium genome encodes:
- a CDS encoding TonB-dependent receptor; translation: MTLNSASATNSKLLGSCTYLKYLLAIARAAFFTACFLLLSFNSQSQQLAVVQGIVLDSLDRPVKNLLVVDYITRNFVRTNDTGFYRIAVGAERMNMLVFRRDDYSFLQNEDVKPLDVEKVYRLDVKLLPVGERFDPVKISVQRDRGGIVELDPILIATIVGPGDPFINLLKTLGPVASNNELSSQYNVRGGNFDENLIYVNDIEIYRPQLVRNGQQEGLNFVNGDLVKSVKFSAGGFDAKYGDKMSSVLDVTYKEPDTFKASVNANFMGTYISAEGISKNRKFTYLTGFRYRNTAYILNSLDTKGDYKPRYTDFQTLLKWNMTSNWNLSFLGSLAQNRYLSIPQNRTTNFGTVNQAMQLYVGFDGSELMRYNTMMGGLTLGWISNNNRCKLKFIASGFQSEENEYYDVISGYRLSDLETNLASENFGKPKSLRGLGVYFTHGRNDLNIQVFSFQHKGSYLTRKVNILWGANVQREYIKDALYEWNFYDSSDFIVPFKPGPKLELRDFLQANNTLTTNRATAYIQNTTKFKDSSKLMLTYGLRIGYNDVTNQAIISPRANLSWEPNRKYNKKLAVGAKRKKDVLLRASGGMYYQPPFYREYRDKLGVLNLDLQAQRSIHLVLGSDVNFKAWGRPFKFVAETYYKKYDDLVPYDIDNVKIRYFAKNASHGYATGLDLRVNGDFVKDLESWASLSIMKTAEDIDNDDYYRLRNAKGETVYDPNPYDPVNTVVDSIYIHQGFLPRPTDQRFNFNIFFQDYLPKFPSYRMSLNLVAGGKLPFGPPGNYKFRNFFRLPPYRRVDIGFSKMIVDETPKAFGAKAKPVWAKHISSMWVALEVFNLLQFNNSASVFWVKDLQNHQYAVPNYLTGRRLNLHFVIKF
- a CDS encoding DUF4249 domain-containing protein, translating into MKNYIIIFLIFPTVFSSCQKDATNVKLPPAKILLVVQSFISPQEALVKVYVSKSTPIFGYKQQANYNTIKDATVEITNNNIVYKVLYSIQEDAYTIDSTLLKIIAGETYNLKVTHGTEMVTASCVVPYTLPFDLSLDKIELKAEIDQHTKDTMSTYYRLATSFTDLKSPSDYYRLFISSESKIWEYVYDNQGNIIDSNLNGRNNYAYFENDEHEFVTDAEYDNKKVIQNSTIFLAEGKGERIQRTSITFGIMHTDINYYKYHTSAIAHMNNQDNPFAEPSLVFTNIQGGLGIFAAYNYRYWVKNL